AGTGGATCGGTTCGGTGAAGCCGGCGAAGTACGCCCGGCCGTCCGTCGACGGACCGAGCACGACCTCGGTCGTCCGGAGCTTCATCGCGGCCGAGTCGACGAGCGTCCGCGAGAGCAGCGGCGCGGTCGGCGTGACGACCGCGACCGAGTCGGCCCCCTCCTCGCGGAGCAGGTGCGTGACGGTGTTGCCGGCGCGCGCGCCGAACGAGGAGCCGACCTGTCGCTCGAAGCGGACGCCCTCGGTGCCGCCGAGCGTGTCCGCGACGAGCGTCCGCAGCTCCGCCTCCGCGCTCGTCTCGGTCCGATGCTCGGCGGGGAGGTCCTCGTCGTCCGGGAAGTTGACGAGGAGCTCGCCGCCGGAGCGCTCGACCGCGAGGACGGCGTCGCGGAACTGTGCCTCGTAGAGGTCGGCCGCCTCGGCGGGCGACAGGGGCGTCGACTCGGCGAGCGCGGTTCCGACGAGCCCCTCGCGGGGCGGGTTCGCCAGCAGGGCGACGACGGTCATA
This genomic stretch from Halorubrum hochsteinianum harbors:
- a CDS encoding DUF2064 domain-containing protein, producing the protein MTVVALLANPPREGLVGTALAESTPLSPAEAADLYEAQFRDAVLAVERSGGELLVNFPDDEDLPAEHRTETSAEAELRTLVADTLGGTEGVRFERQVGSSFGARAGNTVTHLLREEGADSVAVVTPTAPLLSRTLVDSAAMKLRTTEVVLGPSTDGRAYFAGFTEPIHFDGAFEAPALPTLAERGRDADRSVDFIEPSPSLETGEDLLDVVPILRARFAAERVVPDYTAAFVHQHGLDVVAEDGEQRLVRD